The sequence below is a genomic window from Lolium perenne isolate Kyuss_39 chromosome 4, Kyuss_2.0, whole genome shotgun sequence.
TGGCCAACCAACTGCCAATTTGTGTGCCTCGGTCTCTCCATGAAGGAAGGTTAGGATGCAGTTTTATGTAATTCTAATAAACTCTACTTGAGCTAAGAACTTGGGCATGGTTAACTGATAATTTCTATATATAGAAGAGACCACTTGGTATGATTCAGGGTGCAAACGGAGGAGGAAGTTTGTGGCACCGCAAAATCAAGCCCACTTAATTACATATGCGGGCACCCTTGGTGCATCGACAAAAGTAAAAGGGAACTGCGGGTCGTCCTGCATCTAGCCCTCATATACTTCTTAGTCTCGAATAGACTTCCCCACTTCAACTGGGTAGACATACTAGGGCGCCGCCCGAGCCTCTATAACTAGCTCCGTCGTGTTAATATTTCAAAAATAGGGATATAAAAGACGTAATTTCAGGATGTGTTGCATCCGACCACATTTGTCTTTCATGAgattattttaaaaaaatatttCAAGATGTAGAAATAACTTGTATATATCACGAACTCCACAACATCAAATCATTTTTAACTGATTTTTTAGAAATACAAAAAACATGAAAGATAGAATAAGTTTAGTTTTGAGGATGAAAATCAAAACATTTTTTGGGAGCTTGAGCTCCGATCCTCCTAAATTTTGACTTTTATAATTGGCTTCGCCAAATATTTATAATAATTGTATTAAAATATCAAGAGAAACTACAAATTACGTGTGCACATGCTAATTTTTTACAAGCTTTGCAAAAAGACCCGATTCAAAGGATCAACATTTGCTATATTGGCTTATCTTTGTTTTTATTTCTGCTACGGATTTCACAGGTTTATATTTAATCCGCTCGTGTACAAAGCTATTTTACTATGTGGGAAAATCTTATTTTTGCGAGTTTTACAAATATACTCATTTTAGTATTTGCTATATGGGTCTTTCTTATGTGTACATGCTACGGAAACTATTTATTTATTCTATAATAATTTTAACGTAAGAAAACTAAAGATTATCTGAATAATTTTCCTGCAATAGGTAGAAACTAACTTAATTAGTTCAATAATAAACAAATTCAGAATGAAACTCCATATATAGTTATTAAGAGTGAGCTAAGCGAAGTTGCATAAATACATACTAAATAGATGTGTATTAATAACATATACGTCATTACAATCATGGAAGTAAAAAATGGAATTCTACGATTTTAGAAAGTGAACAATCTATTAGTTCATCTTAGTATCGTGTACAACACTAACAAGTTAGTTAGTTTAGCTAAAGAAAACAGACTCTAGAACAACCCTACGTGTACTAGTGGGATCTACCTTAACAACACATACACGACTACAAAATCAGTACCACATAGGTCATGGCTATCTTGTCTCTACCTGAAAACTTGTAGATCTATAGAAATTTATTTTAGGAAAACAACGCAATCTAGATAATAGTTGACATGTAAAGTTAAGAACATGAGTCATTACCAATTATGAATCCTATCTAAGAATCTAATGATACGAAAGGACCTAATAACTTTCATGATTAATCCAAAATTAAATGTTGGAAGTAGTTTCACCAAAGACAACATACCAAATGATTAGTTCAACAAGAGTCCAAACACTTTTAGAGAAAGCTTATGCAAAGATGAAAATAAACCATGCCATGGTAGCTATAAATAGGCATGCACTAGGATGATCATATTCCATCGACTTCAACACAAACATCAAAGCCTCACAAGCCCTAGTAAACACAAATCCaccatgaagaccttcctcatctTTACCCTCCTTGCCATGGCGGTAACCATTGCCACCGCCAATGAGCAATATCAACATAGTTGCCAATATCAACCTCAACAACAATTTCCTTGGCAGCAATATCCATTTCCTGGGCAACAAACACCCTTTCCCGGGCAACAACAACCATTTCCCGGCCAACAACAGCCATTTCCCGACCAACAACAACCATTTCCCGGCCAACAATTTCCATTTCCTTGGATACAACAGACTTTTCCCGGGCAACATCAACCATTTCCTGATCAACAACAACCATTTCCCGGCCAACAATTTCCATTTCCTTGGATACAACAGACTTTTCCCGGGCAACATCAACCATTTCCTGACCAACAACAACCATTTCCCGGCCAACAACTTCCGTTTCCTGGGCAACAACAACTAATTCCCGGGCAACAACAACCATTTCCCGACCAACAACAGCAATATCCCGGGCAACAATTTCCATTTCCCGGGCAACATCAACCATTTCCCGGGAAACAACAGCTGATTCCTGGGAAATTACAACCATTTCCCGACCAACAACAACATATTCCCGGGCAACAACAACCATTTCCCAGCCAACAACAGTTATTTCctggacaacaacaacaacaacaacaaccatttCTCGACCAACAACAACAAATTCCAGGGCAACAATTGCAATATCCCGGGGAGCAACAACCGTTTCCTGGACAACAACAACCATTTCCTGACCAACAACAACAAATTCCAGGTCAACAATTTCCATTTCTCGGGAAACAACAACTAATTTCCGGGCAACTATAACCATTTCCTGACCAACAACAGATTCACGGGCAAGAACTGCAATTTCCCGGGCAACATCAGCAATTTCCCGGGCAACAACAACCATTTCCTGTGCAACAGCAATCATTTCCGCAATTACAACAATTAAACCCATGCAGGGATTTCCTCCTACAACAGTGCAACCCAGTGACAATGGTGACGTTCCTCCGGTCGTGGATCTTGCAACAGAGTAGTTGCCAAGTGATGCGACAACAATGTTGCCAACAGCTAGCGCAGATCCCTGAGAATTCCCGGTTACCTGCAATCCATGGTGTTGTGGAAGCAATCTTCCTACAACA
It includes:
- the LOC127295984 gene encoding uncharacterized protein, whose protein sequence is MKTFLIFTLLAMAVTIATANEQYQHSCQYQPQQQFPWQQYPFPGQQTPFPGQQQPFPGQQQPFPDQQQPFPGQQFPFPWIQQTFPGQHQPFPDQQQPFPGQQFPFPWIQQTFPGQHQPFPDQQQPFPGQQLPFPGQQQLIPGQQQPFPDQQQQYPGQQFPFPGQHQPFPGKQQLIPGKLQPFPDQQQHIPGQQQPFPSQQQLFPGQQQQQQQPFLDQQQQIPGQQLQYPGEQQPFPGQQQPFPDQQQQIPGQQFPFLGKQQLISGQL
- the LOC139830198 gene encoding avenin-3-like, translated to FPDQQQIHGQELQFPGQHQQFPGQQQPFPVQQQSFPQLQQLNPCRDFLLQQCNPVTMVTFLRSWILQQSSCQVMRQQCCQQLAQIPENSRLPAIHGVVEAIFLQQQQKQGAFLQPQMLHQIVQGLFHPQQQCSQGSSIQQQQQYILIQGILQPQQLSQLEAIRALALKTLPAMCKVQVPPYY